One region of Thunnus albacares chromosome 20, fThuAlb1.1, whole genome shotgun sequence genomic DNA includes:
- the LOC122971772 gene encoding microfibril-associated glycoprotein 4-like produces the protein MKLVSVVLLLLAPVLTSCLSLVLPLDCSDIYHHDKSRPSGVYTIYPIGPTSAVQVYCDMDSVGGRWTVFQRRMDGSLNFYRPWDQYKKGFGSAAGEYWLGLENVFHLTLWNKVELQVDMEDFNGNKAFARYSSFFIDPESNGYKLHLCGFTDGGAGDSLSYQNGQKFITLDKDQDSCSKKNCARLHVGAFWYNESHIANPNGVYLWGANNTLNQVGMEWQSWKGANYSLKTISMKIRPVQ, from the exons ATGAAG CTGGTTTCAGTGGTTCTCCTCCTGCTGGCTCCAGTGTTGACCTCCTGCTTATCTCTTGTCCTCCCGCTGGACTGCAGTGACATCTATCACCATGACAAAAGCCGACCCAGTGGAGTGTACACCATCTATCCCATCGGACCCACATCTGCTGTCCAG gtgtactGTGACATGGACTCAGTAGGAGGACGGTGGACG GTGTTCCAGAGGAGGATGGACGGCTCGCTGAACTTCTACAGGCCCTGGGATCAGTACAAGAAGGGCTTTGGTAGCGCTGCTGGAGAGTACTGGCTCG gcctTGAGAATGTCTTCCATCTGACTCTTTGGAACAAGGTCGAGCTGCAGGTCGACATGGAGGACTTCAATGGAAACAAAGCGTTTGCTCGTTACTCCTCGTTCTTCATCGACCCAGAGTCCAACGGATACAAACTGCATTTGTGTGGATTCACTGATGGAGGAGCAG GAGACTCCCTGAGTTATCAAAATGGACAGAAGTTCATCACTTTGGACAAAGACCAGGACTCCTGCTCCAAAAAAAACTGTGCCAGACTCCACGTGGGGGCATTCTGGTACAATGAATCTCACATTGCAAACCCCAATGGGGTTTATCTCTGGGGGGCTAATAACACTCTGAATCAAGTAGGTATGGAGTGGCAGTCTTGGAAGGGCGCTAACTACTCTCTGAAGACCATCAGCATGAAGATTCGTCCTGTGCAGTAA